Proteins from a single region of Tumebacillus amylolyticus:
- a CDS encoding MBL fold metallo-hydrolase, translating to MEVTPHVHQLPVTTPTLFPATTTNVYLVVHGDRAVLIDAGYEHEEAHQKVAEYVKQIGSPKVEAILMTHYHHDHTPGAKFFSSHFDCPVYAHPLEVELVEKEIAPVKVGGTLVEGDVVDVGGLKLHVLHAPGHTHGCLNFWLPEDGVLFTADNVVGVGTTWIGPPDGDLRVYLDTLRRLKTFQAAWIAPGHGGMISDVEAKIDFFISRRLERVEQVYQLLRERPRTEAELVEAVYQGSVHPSVMWVAERTIQGIVIHLIENGRARDVDGTYHSL from the coding sequence ATGGAAGTCACCCCGCACGTCCACCAACTGCCCGTCACCACGCCGACGCTGTTTCCGGCGACCACGACCAACGTCTATCTGGTCGTTCACGGAGATCGGGCGGTGTTGATCGACGCAGGCTACGAACACGAGGAAGCCCATCAAAAAGTGGCGGAGTATGTGAAGCAAATCGGGTCGCCGAAGGTCGAAGCCATTCTCATGACCCATTACCACCACGATCACACGCCGGGGGCGAAGTTTTTCTCCTCGCATTTTGATTGCCCGGTGTACGCCCACCCGCTCGAAGTGGAACTCGTGGAAAAGGAAATCGCGCCCGTAAAAGTCGGCGGGACGCTGGTTGAGGGCGATGTCGTCGACGTGGGCGGTTTGAAATTGCATGTCTTGCACGCGCCGGGCCACACGCACGGTTGCTTGAACTTTTGGTTGCCGGAGGACGGCGTGCTGTTCACCGCCGACAACGTCGTCGGAGTCGGCACGACTTGGATCGGACCCCCGGATGGCGACCTGCGTGTCTACTTGGACACCTTGCGCCGTCTGAAGACCTTCCAAGCCGCTTGGATCGCCCCCGGTCACGGCGGGATGATCTCCGATGTCGAAGCCAAGATCGACTTTTTCATCTCCCGCCGATTGGAACGCGTGGAGCAAGTCTACCAACTCTTGAGAGAACGCCCTCGCACCGAAGCGGAACTGGTCGAAGCGGTCTACCAAGGCAGCGTCCATCCCAGCGTGATGTGGGTGGCGGAGCGCACCATCCAAGGGATTGTGATCCACTTGATCGAGAATGGTCGCGCCCGCGATGTGGACGGCACGTACCACTCCCTGTAA